One Triticum dicoccoides isolate Atlit2015 ecotype Zavitan chromosome 5B, WEW_v2.0, whole genome shotgun sequence genomic window carries:
- the LOC119307599 gene encoding cytoplasmic tRNA 2-thiolation protein 2-like produces MAAASSSSCGGAGCGARCSSSTSSSVEDAPEGILGRLSISGAAASCGKCGGGAVVVVAGGVGLCGECLRAQLFGKFKLAVTSNAMVRPTDSVLVAFSGGPASRVALQFIHEMRSKAIESWDASNSEALPVFNVGVAFVDESVLLSKPECEVEQATEDIKSIVSSLLPGDNAMHIASLDDVFSPESKDGEGRLRELVGMITDDTGREDLLQCLRMLSLQKIALENGYTKIMLGSCASTIACHVLSATVKGQGYSLPADIQYVDTRWEVPVVLPLRDCLAQELSLLCEFDSLKTQQLLDRPCSGINGLVASFVARLREENPSREHTIVRTAQKLKPFPFNKFSANGYHDFLPSRLRPKFQDVDSDESAFSEVLCLICRSPFSESELQNVESTRHTSQKKIDLYTAYCCQSCHFQILPGGRDLYDHFFSLLPRFWTERVDTASASHSSLRDQIEDYLLEDDDDGN; encoded by the exons atggccgccgcctcgtcctcctcctgcggCGGCGCCGGCTGCGGGGCCCGctgctcctcctccacctcgtCATCCGTAGAGGATGCTCCGGAGGGGATTCTGGGCCGTCTCTCCATATCCGGTGCCGCCGCCTCCTGCGGCAAgtgcggcggcggcgccgtcgtcGTGGTTGCCGGAGGCGTCGGTCTGTGCGGAGAGTGCTTGCGGGCCCAGCTGTTCGGGAAGTTCAAGCTCGCCGTCACAAGCAACGCCATGGTTCGGCCAACCGACTCCGTCCTCGTCGCCTTCTCCGGCGGCCCCGCCTCTAG GGTTGCTCTGCAATTTATACATGAGATGCGGTCCAAGGCAATCGAAAGCTGGGACGCCAGCAATTCGGAAGCCCTACCGGTCTTCAATGTCGGGGTGGCGTTCGTTGACGAGAGTGTTTTGTTGTCGAAGCCCGAATGCGAAGTTGAGCAGGCAACTGAAGATATTAAGTCAATTGTGTCGAGTTTGTTGCCGGGAGATAACGCAATGCACATTGCCTCTCTTGATGACGTGTTCTCCCCGGAATCAAAAGACGGTGAAGGCAGGCTGAGGGAGCTAGTTGGAATGATTACTGATGATACTGGGAGGGAGGATCTTCTTCAGTGCTTGCGCATGCTTTCGTTGCAGAAG ATTGCACTGGAAAATGGGTACACAAAGATCATGCTGGGATCATGTGCTTCTACAATAGCATGTCATGTGCTATCTGCAACAGTAAAG GGCCAAGGTTATTCCTTACCAGCTGATATCCAATATGTTGATACACGGTGGGAAGTGCCTGTCGTTCTTCCACTTCGTGATTGCCTGGCCCAAGAGCTTAGCCTGCTCTGTGAATTTGATAG TTTAAAGACACAGCAACTTCTTGATAGGCCTTGCAGTGGCATCAATGGCTTAGTCGCATCTTTTGTTGCACGACTAAGG GAGGAGAATCCTTCTCGTGAGCATACTATTGtaagaactgcacaaaaacttaagCCATTCCCTTTTAACAAGTTCTCAGCAAATGGCTATCATGATTTCCTGCCGTCGCGGCTGCGTCCCAAGTTCCAGGATGTTGATAGCGATGAGTCTGCTTTCTCTGAGGTTCTCTGCCTGATATGTCGAAGTCCATTCAGTGAATCAGAACTCCAGAATGTTGAAAGCACAAGGCACACGTCTCAGAAGAAAATTGATCTGTATACTGCTTATTGCTGTCAAAGCTGTCATTTCCAGATTCTACCAGGAGGTAGAGACCTGTATGACCATTTCTTTTCACTACTACCAAGGTTCTGGACTGAGAGAGTAGATACTGCATCTGCCAGCCATAGCTCGCTAAG AGATCAAATAGAAGACTATCTTCTTGAAGACGATGATGATGGGAACTGA